In Streptomyces nodosus, one DNA window encodes the following:
- a CDS encoding adenosine deaminase: protein MPLPKAELHLHIEGTLEPETAFALAARNGVRLPYADAEQLRSAYAFEDLQSFLNLYYELTAVLRTEQDFEDLANAYLARAAAQGVRHAEIFFDPQAHLSRGVDMGTVVEGLWRALGRSERNHGVSTQLIMCFLRDEPVERALETLDAAKPHLDRIVGVGLDSAEAGNPPAAFREVYEAAAALGLRRVAHAGEEGPPQYITEALDVLGVERIDHGLRCLEDPALVERLVRERVPLTVCPLSNVRLRAVDTLADHPLPAMLEAGLLCTVNSDDPAYFGGYAGDNYHAVRDALGLTEEQMRELARNSFLASFLEHDEERRARCLAEVEAYRFS, encoded by the coding sequence ATGCCCCTCCCCAAAGCCGAACTGCACCTGCACATCGAAGGCACCCTCGAACCCGAGACGGCCTTCGCGCTGGCCGCCCGCAACGGCGTGCGCCTGCCCTACGCCGACGCCGAGCAACTGCGCTCGGCCTACGCCTTCGAGGACCTCCAGTCCTTTCTGAACCTGTACTACGAGCTGACGGCGGTGCTCCGCACCGAGCAGGACTTCGAGGACCTCGCGAACGCCTATCTGGCGCGGGCCGCCGCCCAGGGTGTGCGGCACGCCGAGATCTTCTTCGACCCGCAGGCGCACCTTTCCCGGGGCGTGGACATGGGCACGGTGGTCGAGGGGCTGTGGCGGGCGCTCGGCCGCAGCGAGCGGAACCATGGTGTCTCCACCCAGCTGATCATGTGTTTTCTCCGGGACGAGCCCGTCGAGCGGGCCCTGGAGACGCTGGACGCCGCGAAGCCCCACCTCGACCGGATCGTCGGCGTCGGCCTCGACTCCGCCGAGGCCGGGAACCCGCCGGCCGCGTTCCGCGAGGTCTACGAGGCCGCCGCCGCGCTCGGTCTGCGCCGGGTCGCGCACGCCGGTGAGGAGGGGCCGCCGCAGTACATCACCGAGGCCCTCGATGTGCTCGGCGTGGAGCGCATCGACCACGGGCTGCGCTGTCTGGAGGACCCGGCGCTGGTGGAGCGGCTGGTGCGGGAGCGGGTGCCGCTGACGGTGTGCCCGCTGTCCAATGTCCGGCTGCGTGCCGTGGACACCCTGGCGGACCATCCGCTGCCCGCGATGCTGGAGGCCGGTCTGCTGTGCACCGTCAACTCCGACGACCCCGCGTACTTCGGCGGATACGCCGGGGACAACTACCACGCCGTGCGCGACGCCCTCGGCCTGACCGAGGAACAGATGCGCGAGCTGGCCCGCAACTCCTTCCTCGCCTCCTTCCTGGAGCACGACGAGGAGCGACGGGCCCGCTGTCTCGCCGAAGTCGAGGCGTACCGGTTCTCGTAG
- a CDS encoding ribonuclease Z produces the protein MSVREVVILGTASQVPTRHRNHNGYLLRWDGQGILFDPGEGTQRQMLRAKVAAHDLNRICVTHFHGDHSLGLAGVIQRINLDRVPHEITAHYPKSGQRFFERLRYATAYRETVALTEAPVSADGPLAVTPAYTLEARRLSHPVESFGYRLVEPDGRRMLPERLAALGIKGPDVGRIQREGSLGGVPLDEVSEVRRGQRFAFVMDTRLCEGVHALADGCDMLVIESTFLDEDARLATEYGHLTAGQAGRVAAEAGVRHLVLTHFSQRYEPGDTAGPEPGGEFERQARAAGFEGELTVAHDLMRVPVPKRR, from the coding sequence GTGTCCGTACGTGAAGTGGTGATCCTGGGCACCGCCAGCCAGGTACCCACCCGGCACCGCAACCACAACGGCTATCTGCTGCGCTGGGACGGGCAGGGGATCCTCTTCGACCCGGGGGAGGGCACCCAGCGGCAGATGCTCCGGGCCAAGGTCGCCGCCCACGACCTGAACCGGATCTGTGTCACCCACTTCCACGGGGACCACTCGCTCGGGCTGGCCGGGGTCATCCAGCGCATCAACCTGGACCGGGTGCCGCACGAGATCACCGCGCACTACCCGAAGTCGGGGCAGCGGTTCTTCGAACGGCTCCGCTATGCGACGGCCTACCGCGAGACCGTCGCGCTGACCGAGGCGCCGGTCTCGGCCGACGGGCCCCTCGCGGTCACCCCCGCCTACACCCTGGAGGCCCGGAGGCTCTCCCACCCCGTGGAGTCCTTCGGCTACCGGCTGGTCGAGCCCGACGGGCGCCGTATGCTGCCCGAGCGGCTGGCCGCGCTCGGCATCAAGGGGCCCGACGTCGGACGGATCCAGCGCGAGGGCTCCCTCGGGGGCGTGCCGCTCGACGAGGTCAGCGAGGTGCGGCGCGGGCAGCGTTTCGCCTTCGTCATGGACACCCGGCTGTGCGAGGGGGTGCACGCCCTCGCGGACGGCTGCGACATGCTGGTGATCGAGTCCACCTTCCTCGACGAGGACGCACGACTCGCCACCGAGTACGGGCACTTGACCGCCGGCCAGGCCGGACGGGTCGCCGCCGAGGCCGGGGTGCGCCATCTCGTGCTGACCCATTTCAGCCAGCGCTACGAACCCGGGGACACCGCCGGTCCTGAGCCCGGGGGAGAGTTCGAGCGGCAGGCCCGGGCGGCCGGGTTCGAGGGGGAGCTCACCGTGGCTCACGACCTGATGCGGGTGCCCGTGCCCAAGCGGCGCTGA
- a CDS encoding histidine triad nucleotide-binding protein, which translates to MAGEPQDDCLFCKIVAGQIPATIVRETDSTVAFQDINPQAPTHVLVIPRVHYRDAATLAAAAPDVAAAVLRETGEVAAQQQLDSYRVVFNTGGGAGQTVFHAHAHVLGGRGMQWPPG; encoded by the coding sequence ATGGCGGGAGAGCCGCAGGACGACTGCCTGTTCTGCAAGATCGTGGCCGGGCAGATCCCGGCGACGATCGTCCGGGAGACCGACAGCACCGTCGCCTTCCAGGACATCAACCCCCAGGCGCCGACCCATGTGCTGGTCATCCCCCGCGTCCACTACCGGGACGCGGCCACCCTCGCCGCCGCCGCGCCGGACGTCGCCGCCGCCGTGCTCCGCGAGACCGGCGAGGTCGCCGCGCAGCAGCAGCTCGACAGCTACCGGGTCGTCTTCAACACCGGCGGTGGCGCCGGCCAGACCGTCTTCCATGCGCACGCCCATGTCCTCGGCGGCCGTGGCATGCAGTGGCCCCCCGGGTGA
- a CDS encoding S41 family peptidase: MTQSASPAYLRFPHLHGELVAFTAEDDVWVAPLDGGRAWRVSADNVPVDHPRVSPDGTSVAWTSTRDGAPEVHLAPIDGGPAERLTYWGSSKTQVRGWTPGGEVLALSTVGQASLRRTWARAVPLDGGPATTLPYGPVGDVAHGPRTVLLSATMGREAARWKRYRGGTAGKLWIDGGPEGEDGAGEFVRLHADLDGNLEYPMWVGAGSSPRIAFLSDHEGVGALYSSLPDGSDLRRHTPDGAGFYARHAATDGTRVVYSSAGELWILDDLDGAEPRRLDIRLGGQRVDLQPYPLSASHWFGAASPDHTGRGSAVSVRGSVHWVTHRSGPARALAAEPGVRARLPRTFRADGEEWVVWVTDAEGDDALEFAPATGLLPGATPRRLAAGRLGRVLGLAVAPDGSRIAVAAHDGRILLVERDSGEVREVDRSEDGEATGLVFSPDSAWLAWSHPGPASLRQLKLANTADLSVTEATPLRFRDHSPAFTLDGRHLAFLSARSFDPVYDEHVFDLAFVGGSRPHLITLAATTPSPFGPQRHGRSFDTPDKDGTPDSEGSPTTRIDLEGLADRIVPFPVEAARYGGLRAAKDGVLWLRHPVRGVLGSSRATPDDPEPKSELERYDLVQQRIEHLAADADHFAVSGDGKRVLLWTDGKLKVVPSDRRAPNDDDSDANITVDLARVRTTVDPAAEWRQMYDEAGRVMRDNFWRPDLGGIDWDGVLERYRPVLARIATHDDLVDLLWEVQGELGTSHAYVTPSGHGAGADRRQGLLGADLSRHEDGRWRVDRVLPSETSDPDARAPLAAPGVAVRAGDAIVAVGGRPVDPVTGPGPLLVGTAGRPVELTVSPEGGGDVRHVVVVPIADEEPLRYHAWVADRRAYVHERSGGRLGYLHVPDMQAPGWAQIHRDLRIEVAREGLVVDVRENRGGHTSQLVVEKLARRIVGWDLPRGMRPYSYPGDAPRGPVVAVANEFSGSDGDIVNAAIKALGIGPVVGTRTWGGVIGIDSKYRLVDGTLVTQPKYAFWLEGYGWGVENHGVDPDIEAVQRPQDHAAGRDVQLDEAVRVALAALEERPAKTPPELPAL, encoded by the coding sequence GTGACTCAGTCAGCATCGCCCGCGTATCTCCGGTTCCCGCATCTGCACGGCGAGTTGGTCGCCTTCACCGCCGAGGACGACGTCTGGGTCGCCCCCCTCGACGGCGGCCGCGCCTGGCGGGTCAGCGCCGACAACGTCCCGGTCGACCACCCGCGCGTCTCCCCGGACGGCACGTCCGTCGCCTGGACCTCCACCCGCGACGGCGCCCCCGAGGTGCACCTCGCCCCGATCGACGGCGGCCCCGCCGAACGCCTGACGTACTGGGGGAGTTCCAAGACCCAGGTCCGCGGCTGGACCCCCGGCGGAGAGGTGCTCGCCCTCAGCACCGTCGGCCAGGCCTCGCTGCGCCGCACCTGGGCGCGCGCCGTGCCGCTCGACGGCGGACCGGCCACGACCCTGCCCTACGGCCCCGTCGGCGATGTCGCCCACGGCCCGCGCACCGTGCTGCTGTCCGCGACCATGGGCCGCGAGGCCGCCCGCTGGAAGCGGTACCGTGGCGGCACGGCCGGCAAGCTGTGGATCGACGGCGGGCCCGAAGGCGAGGACGGCGCCGGGGAGTTCGTACGGCTGCACGCCGACCTCGACGGGAACCTCGAGTACCCGATGTGGGTCGGCGCGGGGTCCTCCCCGAGGATCGCCTTCCTCTCCGACCACGAGGGCGTCGGGGCACTGTACTCCTCGCTGCCCGACGGCTCGGACCTGCGGCGGCACACCCCCGACGGGGCGGGCTTCTACGCCCGGCACGCGGCCACCGACGGCACCCGTGTCGTGTACTCCAGCGCCGGTGAACTCTGGATCCTGGACGACCTTGACGGGGCCGAGCCCCGGCGCCTCGACATCCGGCTCGGCGGACAGCGCGTCGACCTCCAGCCGTACCCGCTGAGCGCGAGCCACTGGTTCGGGGCCGCCTCGCCCGACCACACCGGCCGCGGCAGCGCGGTCTCGGTGCGGGGCTCCGTGCACTGGGTCACCCACCGTTCGGGACCCGCCCGCGCGCTGGCCGCCGAGCCCGGCGTACGGGCCCGGCTGCCGCGCACCTTCCGCGCCGACGGCGAGGAATGGGTGGTGTGGGTGACGGACGCGGAGGGCGACGACGCGCTGGAGTTCGCGCCCGCCACCGGTCTGCTGCCCGGCGCCACCCCGCGGCGGCTCGCGGCGGGCCGGCTCGGGCGGGTGCTCGGGCTCGCGGTGGCGCCCGACGGCAGCCGGATCGCGGTCGCCGCGCACGACGGACGGATCCTGCTCGTGGAGCGGGACAGCGGCGAGGTGCGCGAGGTGGACCGCAGCGAGGACGGGGAGGCCACCGGACTGGTCTTCTCCCCGGACTCGGCGTGGCTGGCCTGGTCGCACCCCGGTCCGGCGTCGCTGCGCCAGCTCAAGCTCGCCAACACGGCCGATCTGTCGGTCACCGAGGCGACACCGCTGCGCTTCCGGGACCACTCGCCCGCGTTCACCCTGGACGGCAGGCATCTGGCCTTCCTCTCGGCGCGCTCCTTCGACCCGGTCTACGACGAGCACGTCTTCGACCTGGCCTTCGTGGGCGGCTCCCGGCCGCATCTGATCACCCTCGCCGCCACCACCCCCTCCCCGTTCGGGCCGCAGCGGCACGGCCGCTCCTTCGACACCCCCGACAAGGACGGGACGCCCGACAGCGAGGGCTCCCCCACCACCAGGATCGACCTGGAGGGGCTCGCCGACCGGATCGTGCCCTTCCCGGTCGAGGCCGCGCGCTACGGCGGGCTGCGGGCCGCCAAGGACGGGGTGCTGTGGCTGCGGCACCCGGTGCGCGGAGTGCTGGGCTCCTCGCGGGCCACGCCCGACGACCCCGAGCCCAAGAGCGAGCTGGAGCGCTACGACCTGGTTCAGCAGCGCATCGAGCATCTCGCCGCGGACGCCGACCACTTCGCGGTCAGCGGCGACGGCAAGCGGGTGCTGCTGTGGACCGACGGCAAGCTCAAGGTGGTGCCGAGCGACCGGCGCGCTCCGAACGACGACGACAGCGACGCCAACATCACCGTCGATCTGGCGCGGGTACGGACGACCGTCGACCCCGCGGCCGAGTGGCGGCAGATGTACGACGAGGCCGGCCGCGTCATGCGCGACAACTTCTGGCGGCCCGACCTCGGCGGGATCGACTGGGACGGGGTGCTGGAGCGGTACCGGCCGGTGCTCGCGCGGATCGCCACCCATGACGACCTGGTGGATCTGCTGTGGGAGGTGCAGGGCGAGCTGGGCACCTCGCACGCCTATGTCACACCGAGCGGCCACGGGGCCGGCGCGGACCGGCGGCAGGGGCTGCTCGGGGCGGACCTCTCCCGGCACGAGGACGGCCGTTGGCGCGTCGACCGGGTGCTGCCCTCGGAGACCTCCGACCCCGACGCCCGGGCGCCGCTGGCCGCGCCCGGGGTCGCCGTACGGGCCGGGGACGCGATCGTCGCCGTCGGCGGGCGGCCGGTGGACCCGGTGACCGGGCCCGGGCCGCTGCTGGTCGGCACGGCCGGCCGGCCGGTGGAGCTGACGGTCTCGCCGGAGGGCGGGGGCGACGTACGGCATGTGGTCGTGGTCCCGATCGCGGACGAGGAGCCGCTCAGGTACCACGCGTGGGTCGCGGACCGGCGGGCGTATGTGCACGAGCGGTCCGGCGGGCGGCTCGGGTATCTGCATGTGCCGGACATGCAGGCCCCCGGCTGGGCCCAGATCCACCGCGATCTGCGGATCGAGGTCGCCCGGGAGGGGCTGGTGGTGGACGTCCGGGAGAACCGGGGCGGACACACCTCCCAGCTGGTCGTGGAGAAGCTGGCGCGACGGATCGTGGGCTGGGACCTGCCGCGCGGGATGCGTCCGTACAGCTACCCCGGGGACGCGCCGCGCGGGCCCGTGGTCGCCGTCGCCAACGAGTTCTCGGGATCGGACGGGGACATCGTGAACGCGGCGATCAAGGCGCTCGGCATCGGACCCGTGGTCGGGACGCGCACCTGGGGCGGGGTCATCGGCATCGACAGCAAGTACCGGCTGGTGGACGGGACCCTGGTGACCCAGCCCAAGTACGCCTTCTGGCTGGAGGGTTACGGCTGGGGCGTGGAGAACCACGGCGTGGATCCGGACATCGAGGCGGTCCAGCGTCCGCAGGACCACGCGGCCGGGCGCGATGTGCAACTGGACGAGGCGGTACGGGTGGCGCTGGCCGCGCTGGAGGAACGGCCCGCGAAGACACCTCCGGAGCTGCCGGCACTGTGA
- a CDS encoding 16S rRNA (uracil(1498)-N(3))-methyltransferase: MTAPVFVVDRLDAVGPEFVLDGAEGRHAVSVKRLRAGENVVLTDGCGRWTEGVVKAAEGKDRLVITDLEPAHEEPSESPRITVVQALPKGDRGELAVETMTEVGVDAIVPWAASRCITQWKGERGLKALGKWRATAREAGKQSRRVRFAEVADAATTKQVAALLAEADFAAVLHESGDEPLATVDLPTTGEIVLVVGPEGGVSPEELALFEQSGARPFRLGRTVLRTSTAGTAAAALLLGRTGRWS, from the coding sequence ATGACTGCTCCGGTGTTCGTGGTGGACCGACTCGACGCGGTCGGGCCGGAGTTCGTGCTCGACGGCGCCGAAGGGCGGCACGCGGTCTCGGTGAAGCGGCTGCGGGCCGGCGAGAACGTGGTCCTCACCGACGGATGCGGGCGCTGGACCGAGGGCGTGGTGAAGGCCGCCGAGGGCAAAGACCGCCTGGTGATCACGGACCTGGAGCCCGCGCACGAGGAGCCGTCCGAGTCCCCGCGCATCACCGTGGTCCAGGCCCTGCCCAAGGGCGACCGGGGCGAGTTGGCCGTGGAGACCATGACCGAGGTGGGCGTGGACGCGATCGTCCCGTGGGCGGCGTCCCGGTGCATCACCCAGTGGAAGGGCGAGCGGGGGCTGAAGGCGCTCGGCAAGTGGCGGGCCACCGCCCGTGAGGCGGGCAAACAGTCCCGCCGGGTGCGCTTCGCCGAGGTCGCGGACGCGGCGACGACCAAGCAGGTCGCGGCGCTGCTGGCCGAGGCGGACTTCGCCGCGGTGCTGCACGAGAGCGGCGACGAGCCCCTGGCGACCGTGGACCTCCCCACGACGGGCGAGATCGTGCTGGTCGTGGGGCCCGAGGGCGGCGTCTCCCCCGAGGAACTGGCCCTGTTCGAGCAGTCCGGCGCCCGCCCGTTCCGGCTGGGCCGCACGGTCCTGCGCACCTCCACCGCCGGCACCGCGGCAGCGGCACTCCTGCTCGGCCGCACGGGCCGCTGGTCCTAG
- a CDS encoding nitronate monooxygenase: protein MSSALTDLLRRPIVQAPMAGGISVPQLAAAVSEAGGLGFLAAGYKTADGMYQEIKQLRGLTGGPFGVNVFMPQPEHPGTGPGTPGGTGSAPPSATVEVYANQLAGEAAWYQTELGDPDSGRDDGYDAKLAVLLDDPVPVVSFHFGVPSHKALDALRRAGTFTLVTATTAEEALAVQEAGADAVIAQGVEAGGHQGTHRDVRENDGAGIGLLSLVAQLRESVSIPIVAAGGVMRGSQIAAVLAAGASAAQLGTAFLATPESGAHALHKRALTDPLFVRTELTRAFTGRPARALVNRFMREHGPYAPAAYPEINHLTQPLRKAAAKAGDAQGMALWAGQGHRLARELPAGQLVEVLAAELDAATAALTTGSVQR from the coding sequence ATGTCCTCCGCGCTGACCGATCTCCTTCGCCGTCCGATCGTGCAGGCCCCCATGGCGGGCGGGATCTCCGTACCCCAGCTCGCCGCCGCCGTGTCCGAGGCCGGCGGCCTGGGGTTCCTCGCGGCCGGGTACAAGACCGCCGACGGCATGTACCAGGAGATCAAGCAGCTCCGTGGGCTCACCGGCGGACCCTTCGGGGTGAATGTCTTCATGCCGCAGCCGGAACACCCGGGCACGGGCCCCGGCACTCCCGGAGGGACCGGCTCCGCCCCGCCTTCCGCCACCGTCGAGGTCTACGCCAACCAGCTCGCCGGGGAGGCGGCCTGGTACCAGACGGAGCTGGGCGACCCCGACAGCGGCCGTGACGACGGCTACGACGCCAAGCTCGCCGTCCTGCTCGACGACCCGGTACCGGTGGTCTCCTTCCACTTCGGAGTCCCCAGCCACAAGGCCCTGGACGCCCTGCGGCGCGCCGGCACCTTCACCCTGGTCACCGCGACCACCGCGGAGGAGGCCCTCGCCGTCCAGGAGGCGGGCGCCGACGCGGTGATCGCACAGGGCGTCGAGGCGGGCGGCCACCAGGGCACCCACCGGGACGTCCGGGAGAACGACGGGGCGGGCATCGGGCTGCTCTCGCTCGTGGCCCAGCTGCGCGAGAGCGTGAGCATCCCGATCGTGGCCGCCGGGGGCGTCATGCGCGGCAGCCAGATCGCCGCGGTACTGGCCGCGGGCGCGAGCGCGGCACAGCTCGGCACCGCGTTCCTCGCGACCCCCGAGTCCGGCGCCCATGCCCTGCACAAGCGGGCGTTGACCGATCCGCTGTTCGTCCGCACGGAGCTGACCCGGGCGTTCACCGGGCGCCCGGCCCGCGCCCTGGTCAACCGGTTCATGCGGGAGCACGGCCCCTACGCGCCCGCCGCGTACCCCGAGATCAACCACCTCACCCAGCCGCTGCGCAAGGCCGCCGCCAAGGCCGGTGACGCGCAGGGCATGGCGCTGTGGGCCGGGCAGGGCCACCGCCTGGCCCGCGAACTGCCCGCGGGGCAGCTGGTGGAGGTGCTGGCGGCGGAACTGGACGCGGCCACGGCCGCGCTGACGACGGGGAGTGTGCAGCGATGA
- the dnaJ gene encoding molecular chaperone DnaJ: MATDYYAVLGVRRDASQDEIKKAFRRLARELHPDVNPDPKTQERFKEINAAYEVLSDPQKKQVYDLGGDPLSQAGGGGGAGGFGAGGFGNFSDIMDAFFGTASQRGPRSRTRRGQDAMIRLEIELDEAAFGTTKDIQVDTAVICNTCNGEGAAPGTTAQTCDMCRGRGEVSQVTRSFLGQVMTSRPCPQCQGFGTIVPNPCPECAGDGRVRSRRTLTVKIPAGVDNGTRIQLAGEGEVGPGGGPAGDLYVEIHELPHHVFQRRGDDLHCTVTIPMTAAALGTKVPLETLDGLEEVDIRPGTQSGQSIPLHGRGITHLRGGGRGDLIVHVEVQTPTKMDPEQERLLRELAKLRGEERPQGQFQPGQQGLFSRLKDAFNGR; encoded by the coding sequence GTGGCCACGGACTACTACGCCGTACTCGGCGTACGCCGCGACGCGTCGCAGGACGAGATCAAGAAGGCGTTCCGTCGGCTCGCCCGCGAGCTGCACCCGGACGTCAATCCCGATCCCAAGACGCAGGAGCGGTTCAAGGAGATCAACGCCGCCTACGAGGTGCTCTCGGACCCGCAGAAGAAGCAGGTCTACGACCTCGGCGGCGACCCCCTGTCCCAGGCGGGCGGCGGTGGCGGCGCGGGCGGCTTCGGCGCGGGCGGCTTCGGGAACTTCTCCGACATCATGGACGCGTTCTTCGGCACGGCGTCGCAGCGCGGACCGCGCTCGCGCACCCGCCGGGGCCAGGACGCCATGATCCGGCTGGAGATCGAGCTCGACGAGGCGGCCTTCGGCACCACGAAGGACATCCAGGTCGACACGGCCGTCATCTGCAACACCTGCAACGGTGAGGGTGCCGCGCCCGGCACCACCGCGCAGACCTGCGACATGTGCCGTGGACGCGGTGAGGTCTCGCAGGTCACCCGGTCCTTCCTGGGCCAGGTCATGACCTCCCGGCCGTGCCCGCAGTGCCAGGGCTTCGGCACGATCGTCCCCAACCCGTGCCCGGAGTGCGCGGGCGACGGGCGGGTGCGCTCCCGCAGGACGCTCACCGTGAAGATCCCGGCGGGTGTCGACAACGGCACGCGCATCCAGCTCGCGGGCGAGGGCGAGGTCGGCCCCGGCGGGGGCCCGGCCGGTGACCTGTATGTCGAGATCCACGAGCTGCCGCACCACGTCTTCCAGCGCCGCGGCGACGATCTGCACTGCACGGTCACCATCCCGATGACCGCGGCGGCCCTCGGCACCAAGGTCCCGCTGGAGACGCTGGACGGTCTGGAGGAGGTCGACATCCGCCCCGGCACCCAGTCCGGGCAGTCGATCCCGCTGCACGGCCGCGGCATCACCCATCTGCGGGGCGGCGGCCGGGGCGATCTGATCGTCCATGTCGAGGTGCAGACCCCGACGAAGATGGACCCCGAGCAGGAGCGGCTGCTGCGCGAACTGGCCAAGCTGCGCGGCGAGGAGCGGCCCCAGGGCCAGTTCCAGCCGGGCCAGCAGGGCCTGTTCTCCCGGCTGAAGGACGCCTTCAACGGCCGCTGA
- the hrcA gene encoding heat-inducible transcriptional repressor HrcA yields MLSERRLEVLRAIVQDYVGTEEPVGSKALTERHQLGVSPATVRNDMAALEEEGYIAQPHTSAGRIPTDKGYRLFVDKLAAVKPMSPPERRAIQNFLGGAVDLDDVVTRTVRLLAQLTRQVAVVQYPSLTRSTVRHVELLPMAPARVMLVVITDTGRVEQRMIDCPAPFGETSLADLRARLNSRVTGRRFSDVPQLVQDLPEAFEEAEDRGMVSTVLATLLETLVEETEERLVIGGTANLTRFGHDFPLAIRPVLEALEEQVVLLKLLGEAKDPAMRVRIGHENAHEGLNSTSVVSVGYGSGGEAVAKLGVVGPTRMDYPGTMGAVRAVARYVGQILAES; encoded by the coding sequence ATGCTCAGTGAACGCAGGCTCGAAGTGCTGCGCGCCATCGTCCAGGACTATGTCGGCACCGAGGAGCCGGTGGGCTCCAAGGCGCTCACCGAGCGGCACCAGCTCGGTGTCTCCCCGGCCACCGTCCGCAACGACATGGCCGCGCTGGAGGAGGAGGGCTATATCGCCCAGCCGCACACCAGCGCCGGACGCATCCCCACGGACAAGGGCTACCGCCTCTTCGTCGACAAGCTGGCCGCCGTCAAGCCGATGAGCCCGCCCGAGCGCCGCGCGATCCAGAACTTCCTGGGGGGCGCCGTCGACCTCGACGACGTCGTCACGCGGACGGTACGGCTGCTCGCGCAGCTCACCCGGCAGGTCGCCGTGGTGCAGTACCCCTCGCTGACGCGCTCGACGGTGCGGCATGTGGAGCTGCTGCCGATGGCGCCCGCGCGGGTGATGCTCGTGGTGATCACGGACACCGGCCGGGTCGAGCAGCGCATGATCGACTGTCCCGCGCCGTTCGGGGAGACCTCCCTCGCGGACCTGCGGGCGCGGCTCAACAGCCGGGTCACCGGACGCCGCTTCTCGGACGTGCCGCAGCTTGTGCAGGATCTGCCCGAGGCCTTCGAGGAGGCGGAGGACCGCGGCATGGTGTCGACGGTGCTCGCCACCCTCCTGGAGACGCTCGTGGAGGAGACCGAGGAGCGGCTGGTGATCGGCGGAACCGCCAATCTCACCCGCTTCGGGCATGACTTCCCTCTCGCCATCCGTCCCGTCCTGGAAGCGCTGGAGGAACAGGTCGTCCTCCTCAAGCTGCTGGGCGAGGCCAAGGATCCGGCCATGCGGGTGCGTATCGGCCATGAGAACGCGCACGAGGGACTCAACTCCACGTCCGTGGTCTCCGTCGGCTACGGTTCGGGCGGCGAGGCAGTAGCCAAACTCGGCGTGGTCGGACCGACCCGCATGGATTACCCGGGAACGATGGGAGCGGTACGAGCGGTGGCACGGTACGTCGGACAGATCCTGGCGGAGTCGTAG
- a CDS encoding MBL fold metallo-hydrolase has protein sequence MTVFWEESGWERLGPGAGRSRLPVWDCTAGLIVGERGALMVDAGSSRGEGARLRAEARRLLAPGSAGPGVTDVTHLALTHPHFDHVLGATAFTGAETFGAAGVDAVLVHRREELVADAVRHGLDPHEAAEAGATLLPVHHQVSGERTLDLGGVRVVLATVGPAHTAHDLVVLVPGEPAVVFCGDLVEESGEPQAGPDAVPAQWPAALDRLLELGGEDARYVPGHGAVVDAAFVRAQRDTLAARFGVS, from the coding sequence ATGACGGTGTTCTGGGAAGAGTCCGGCTGGGAGCGGCTGGGGCCGGGTGCGGGGCGCAGCCGGCTGCCGGTCTGGGACTGCACGGCGGGGCTGATCGTGGGCGAGCGCGGGGCGCTCATGGTGGACGCGGGGTCGAGCCGGGGCGAGGGCGCCCGGTTGCGCGCCGAGGCGCGCCGGCTGCTCGCGCCCGGGAGCGCGGGGCCCGGTGTGACGGATGTGACGCATCTCGCCCTCACCCACCCCCACTTCGACCATGTCCTCGGGGCGACGGCGTTCACCGGCGCGGAGACCTTCGGAGCGGCCGGTGTGGACGCGGTGCTGGTGCACCGGCGCGAGGAGCTGGTCGCGGACGCGGTGCGGCACGGTCTTGACCCGCACGAGGCGGCGGAGGCCGGGGCCACGCTGCTCCCCGTGCACCACCAGGTGTCGGGCGAGCGGACCCTGGACCTCGGCGGGGTGCGGGTGGTGCTGGCGACCGTGGGCCCGGCCCACACCGCCCATGACCTGGTGGTTCTCGTTCCCGGTGAGCCGGCGGTGGTGTTCTGCGGGGATCTGGTGGAGGAGTCCGGCGAACCCCAGGCCGGCCCGGACGCCGTCCCCGCACAGTGGCCCGCCGCCCTGGACCGGCTGCTGGAGCTGGGCGGGGAGGACGCCCGGTATGTGCCGGGGCACGGTGCGGTGGTGGACGCGGCGTTCGTGCGGGCGCAGCGGGACACTCTGGCGGCGCGTTTCGGCGTGTCGTAG